Proteins found in one Pseudopipra pipra isolate bDixPip1 chromosome 19, bDixPip1.hap1, whole genome shotgun sequence genomic segment:
- the CHMP6 gene encoding charged multivesicular body protein 6 isoform X2 produces the protein MGNLFGRKRRSRVTEQDRAVLQLKQQRDKLRQYQKRLSLGLERERALARQLLKDGKKEKAMLLLKKKRYQEQLLDKTENQISNLERMVQDIEFTQIEMKVIEGLKIGNECLNKMHQVMSIEEVERIIGETQDAVEYQRQIDELLAGSLTEEDEDAILEELNTITQEQLELPEVPSEPLPEKIPEASPVKNRPKPELVAAS, from the exons ATGGGGAACCTGTTCGGGCGGAAACGGCGGAGCCGCGTCACGGAGCAGGACCGGGCCGTGCTG CAACTGAAGCAGCAGCGGGACAAGCTGCGGCAGTACCAGAAGAGGCTGAGCCTGGGCCTGGAGCGGGAGCGGGCGCTGGCCCGGCAGCTGCTCAAGGATGGCAAGAAAGA GAAAgccatgctgctgctgaagaagaaaCGATACCAGGAGCAACTCCTGGATAAAACAGAGAACCAGATCAGCAACCTGGAGCGGATG GTCCAGGACATTGAATTCACCCAGATTGAAATGAAGGTCATTGAGGGCCTGAAAATAGGCAACGAGTGTCTGAACAAAATGCACCAG GTGATGTCCATAGAAGAAGTAGAAAGAATAATAGGAGAAACCCAGGATGCTGTGGAGTACCAGAGG CAAATAGACGAGCTCCTGGCTGGCAGCCTGACCGAGGAGGATGAAGATGCCATTCTAGAAGAGTTAAATACTATCACTCAG GAACAGTTGGAGCTTCCAGAAGTTCCTTCGGAGCCGCTCCCAGAGAAGATCCCAG AAGCGTCACCCGTCAAGAACAGGCCAAAGCCAGAGCTGGTGGCAGCGTCTTAA
- the CHMP6 gene encoding charged multivesicular body protein 6 isoform X1, translating to MGNLFGRKRRSRVTEQDRAVLVREGITGNGAGPGRAATEAAAGQAAAVPEEAEPGPGAGAGAGPAAAQGWKAMLLLKKKRYQEQLLDKTENQISNLERMVQDIEFTQIEMKVIEGLKIGNECLNKMHQVMSIEEVERIIGETQDAVEYQRQIDELLAGSLTEEDEDAILEELNTITQEQLELPEVPSEPLPEKIPEASPVKNRPKPELVAAS from the exons ATGGGGAACCTGTTCGGGCGGAAACGGCGGAGCCGCGTCACGGAGCAGGACCGGGCCGTGCTGGTGAGAGAGGGGATAACCGGGAACGGGGCGGGACCGGGCCGTGCTG CAACTGAAGCAGCAGCGGGACAAGCTGCGGCAGTACCAGAAGAGGCTGAGCCTGGGCCTGGAGCGGGAGCGGGCGCTGGCCCGGCAGCTGCTCAAGGATG GAAAgccatgctgctgctgaagaagaaaCGATACCAGGAGCAACTCCTGGATAAAACAGAGAACCAGATCAGCAACCTGGAGCGGATG GTCCAGGACATTGAATTCACCCAGATTGAAATGAAGGTCATTGAGGGCCTGAAAATAGGCAACGAGTGTCTGAACAAAATGCACCAG GTGATGTCCATAGAAGAAGTAGAAAGAATAATAGGAGAAACCCAGGATGCTGTGGAGTACCAGAGG CAAATAGACGAGCTCCTGGCTGGCAGCCTGACCGAGGAGGATGAAGATGCCATTCTAGAAGAGTTAAATACTATCACTCAG GAACAGTTGGAGCTTCCAGAAGTTCCTTCGGAGCCGCTCCCAGAGAAGATCCCAG AAGCGTCACCCGTCAAGAACAGGCCAAAGCCAGAGCTGGTGGCAGCGTCTTAA